In a genomic window of Lathamus discolor isolate bLatDis1 chromosome 4, bLatDis1.hap1, whole genome shotgun sequence:
- the CCT8 gene encoding T-complex protein 1 subunit theta isoform X2: protein MALHVPKAPGFAQMLKEGAKHYSGLEEAVYRNIQACKELAQTTRTAYGPNGMNKMVINHLEKLFVTNDAATILRELDVQHPAAKMLVMASHMQEQEVGDGTNFVLVFAGLLLELAEDLLRMGLSVSEVIEGYEKGCKKALEILPDLVCCSAKNLRDVEEVASLLHTSVMSKQYGNEQFLAKLIAQACVSILSDSGHFNVDNIRVCKIVGAGISASSVLHGMVFKKETEGDVTSVKDAKIAVYSCPFDAMITETKGTVLIKNAEELMNFSKGEENLMDLQVKAIADSGANVVVTGGKVADMALHYANKYNLMLVRLNSKWDLRRLCKTVGATALPRLTPPTLEEMGHCDSVYLSEIGDTQVVVFKHEKEDGAISTILIRGSTDNLMDDIERAVDDGVNTFKVLTRDKRLVPGGGATEIELAKQITSYGETCPGLDQYAIKKFAEAFEAIPRALAENSGVKANEVISKLYAVHQEGSKNVGFDIEAEAAAVKDMLEAGVLDTYLGKFWGIKLATNAAVTVLRVDQIIMAKPAGGPKPPSGKKDWDEDQNA from the exons ATGGCGCTTCACGTCCCTAAGGCCCCGGGCTTCGCCCAGATGCTCAAGGAAGGGGCGAAG CATTATTCAGGACTAGAAGAAGCTGTCTATAGGAACATCCAGGCATGCAAAGAACTTGCGCAAACCACTCGTACAGCTTATGGACCAAATG GAATGAACAAAATGGTTATCAATCATTTGGAGAAGCTCTTCGTTACAAATGATGCTGCTACTATCTTGAGAGAGCTGGAT gtccagcatcctgctgcaaaAATGCTTGTGATGGCTTCCCACATGCAAGAGCAAGAAGTTGGAGATGGAACAAACTTTGTCCTTGTTTTTGCTGGTCTTCTTCTGGAGTTAGCAGAAGACCTTCTGAGGATGGGGTTATCAGTCTCAGAG GTGATTGAAGGATATGAAAAAGGTTGCAAGAAAGCCCTGGAAATCCTTCCAGACTTGGTGTGCTGTTCTGCAAAGAACCTTCGAGATGTTGAAGAAGTAGCATCTTTGTTGCACACTTCAGTGATGAGCAAACAATATGGCAATGAGCAATTTTTGGCAAAGCTTATTGCTCAGGCCTGTG TTTCTATTCTTTCGGATTCTGGTCATTTCAATGTTGATAATATCAGAGTGTGCAAAATTGTG ggTGCTggtatctctgcttcctcagtaCTGCATGGCatggtttttaaaaaagaaactgaaggagaTGTCACTTCTGTCAAAGATGCAAAAATAGCTGTGTATTCCTGCCCTTTTGATGCTATGATAACTGAAACTAAG GGCACTGTACTTATAAAGAATGCTGAAGAGCTGATGAATTTCAGTAAGGGAGAAGAAAATCTAATGGATTTGCAAGTGAAAGCTATTGCTGATAGTGGTGCAAATGTAGTAGTAACGGGTGGCAAAGTGGCAGACATGGCACTTCACTATGCCAACAAATACAATCTTATGTTAGTCAG GTTGAACTCAAAGTGGGATCTGAGAAGACTCTGCAAAACTGTTGGTGCAACAGCCCTACCCAGACTG acTCCCCCTACTCTAGAAGAAATGGGTCATTGCGACAGCGTGTATTTATCAGAGATTGGGGATACGCAGGTTGTTGTTTTTAAGCATG aaaaagaggaTGGTGCCATTTCTACTATCCTCATTCGTGGGTCTACAGACAATCTGATGGATGACATAGAGCGAGCAGTGGATGATGGTGTAAATACTTTCAAAGTACTCACAAGG GATAAACGTCTTGTTCCTGGAGGTGGTGCAACAGAGATTGAGTTAGCCAAGCAGATCACATCCTATGGAGAG ACTTGTCCTGGGCTTGACCAGTATGCCATCAAGAAGTTTGCTGAGGCGTTTGAAGCCATTCCTCGAGCACTGGCAGAAAACTCTGGAGTAAAGGCTAATGAGGTCATCTCCAAACTTTATGCTGTGCATcaggaaggaagcaaaaatgTTGGATTTGATATTGAG gctgaagctgctgctgtgaaggaTATGTTGGAAGCTGGTGTACTAGACACATACCTTGGAAAATTCTGGGGTATCAAGCTCGCTACGAATGCAGCAGTAACTGTCCTAAGGGTAGATCAG ATCattatggcaaaaccagctgGTGGCCCTAAACCTCCATCAGGAAAGAAGGATTGGGATGAAGACCAAAATGCTTGA
- the CCT8 gene encoding T-complex protein 1 subunit theta isoform X1 yields the protein MALHVPKAPGFAQMLKEGAKHYSGLEEAVYRNIQACKELAQTTRTAYGPNGMNKMVINHLEKLFVTNDAATILRELDVQHPAAKMLVMASHMQEQEVGDGTNFVLVFAGLLLELAEDLLRMGLSVSEVIEGYEKGCKKALEILPDLVCCSAKNLRDVEEVASLLHTSVMSKQYGNEQFLAKLIAQACVSILSDSGHFNVDNIRVCKIVGAGISASSVLHGMVFKKETEGDVTSVKDAKIAVYSCPFDAMITETKGTVLIKNAEELMNFSKGEENLMDLQVKAIADSGANVVVTGGKVADMALHYANKYNLMLVRLNSKWDLRRLCKTVGATALPRLTPPTLEEMGHCDSVYLSEIGDTQVVVFKHEKEDGAISTILIRGSTDNLMDDIERAVDDGVNTFKVLTRDKRLVPGGGATEIELAKQITSYGETCPGLDQYAIKKFAEAFEAIPRALAENSGVKANEVISKLYAVHQEGSKNVGFDIEAEAAAVKDMLEAGVLDTYLGKFWGIKLATNAAVTVLRVDQIIMAKPAGGPKVPKQQGHWDKDDWKDEPEK from the exons ATGGCGCTTCACGTCCCTAAGGCCCCGGGCTTCGCCCAGATGCTCAAGGAAGGGGCGAAG CATTATTCAGGACTAGAAGAAGCTGTCTATAGGAACATCCAGGCATGCAAAGAACTTGCGCAAACCACTCGTACAGCTTATGGACCAAATG GAATGAACAAAATGGTTATCAATCATTTGGAGAAGCTCTTCGTTACAAATGATGCTGCTACTATCTTGAGAGAGCTGGAT gtccagcatcctgctgcaaaAATGCTTGTGATGGCTTCCCACATGCAAGAGCAAGAAGTTGGAGATGGAACAAACTTTGTCCTTGTTTTTGCTGGTCTTCTTCTGGAGTTAGCAGAAGACCTTCTGAGGATGGGGTTATCAGTCTCAGAG GTGATTGAAGGATATGAAAAAGGTTGCAAGAAAGCCCTGGAAATCCTTCCAGACTTGGTGTGCTGTTCTGCAAAGAACCTTCGAGATGTTGAAGAAGTAGCATCTTTGTTGCACACTTCAGTGATGAGCAAACAATATGGCAATGAGCAATTTTTGGCAAAGCTTATTGCTCAGGCCTGTG TTTCTATTCTTTCGGATTCTGGTCATTTCAATGTTGATAATATCAGAGTGTGCAAAATTGTG ggTGCTggtatctctgcttcctcagtaCTGCATGGCatggtttttaaaaaagaaactgaaggagaTGTCACTTCTGTCAAAGATGCAAAAATAGCTGTGTATTCCTGCCCTTTTGATGCTATGATAACTGAAACTAAG GGCACTGTACTTATAAAGAATGCTGAAGAGCTGATGAATTTCAGTAAGGGAGAAGAAAATCTAATGGATTTGCAAGTGAAAGCTATTGCTGATAGTGGTGCAAATGTAGTAGTAACGGGTGGCAAAGTGGCAGACATGGCACTTCACTATGCCAACAAATACAATCTTATGTTAGTCAG GTTGAACTCAAAGTGGGATCTGAGAAGACTCTGCAAAACTGTTGGTGCAACAGCCCTACCCAGACTG acTCCCCCTACTCTAGAAGAAATGGGTCATTGCGACAGCGTGTATTTATCAGAGATTGGGGATACGCAGGTTGTTGTTTTTAAGCATG aaaaagaggaTGGTGCCATTTCTACTATCCTCATTCGTGGGTCTACAGACAATCTGATGGATGACATAGAGCGAGCAGTGGATGATGGTGTAAATACTTTCAAAGTACTCACAAGG GATAAACGTCTTGTTCCTGGAGGTGGTGCAACAGAGATTGAGTTAGCCAAGCAGATCACATCCTATGGAGAG ACTTGTCCTGGGCTTGACCAGTATGCCATCAAGAAGTTTGCTGAGGCGTTTGAAGCCATTCCTCGAGCACTGGCAGAAAACTCTGGAGTAAAGGCTAATGAGGTCATCTCCAAACTTTATGCTGTGCATcaggaaggaagcaaaaatgTTGGATTTGATATTGAG gctgaagctgctgctgtgaaggaTATGTTGGAAGCTGGTGTACTAGACACATACCTTGGAAAATTCTGGGGTATCAAGCTCGCTACGAATGCAGCAGTAACTGTCCTAAGGGTAGATCAG ATTattatggcaaaaccagcaggTGGTCCAAAAGTCCCTAAGCAACAAGGACATTGGGATAAGGATGACTGGAAAGATGAGCCTGAAAAATAG